The Bombus terrestris chromosome 4, iyBomTerr1.2, whole genome shotgun sequence genome has a window encoding:
- the LOC100647483 gene encoding calphotin isoform X5 encodes MESITKAGRSVGSGVYRVAGAFARGARRVLSYVPLLGVAAVPTEVEEAESSAGGEEAENGSATAGSPVEEKSAVSSPTAEDEAAPVAAAPAPSTEAKEESPASAASSPTEEKTEEPTPSAPSLVPVEEKKEEVEKVEAEKKVVEVSPAGGQFIADPVEVSVFRVQTVATPSIIERKTSEDIPSLPPSSPPPTPIDTSPLQQAQQAAATATALAEALKLPAEAADKDIITPPALSSLCPERNDPSTPAAESLDATPQMRPPISSVDEPPTKSTLIPASVEALPLIDTDAPNPPDDVTKNLESLSAGDSNKTTEVDALPSLESDAKSLHSVPVNELKQLSSENDIDQKCVRETTPLTDVEKSCELKVDENVANSSQMIQVEQASQLSDRVSNLDGGKLIENETSQVVLENVVKEEFVAREREKVPESANIKERVEEPVEEIIEPNEVVQEDIERVEEAAVIDPPVLTVDAIVESEEGPVPISEEILVEAKPAVVIPEDEEVTETLVEEVADNSKVDIESVQVIPEVDDKLETETEPDVAVPTEEILISEVPEESKDPFVSNEAVIDPVTPITDSTIENVIDKAIDTPEMIRNEEESMPMPPPPLSESPVPSPQEKFDLETVNVADNSNTVPSPVVHTESQILDVQHTQEVDGSPLSLPEQTNESSTADISVLQADDASLKMSDNLPSCPVNEQTTYLANETQANLASSRLEDVPSLTDNFPTALEDTTQQLDSFKYPLPPEELSCPLDMSETNSELPIADENASSLRNPTETLPIPPRSPSPLSNVSITSGLTTSTKDSSQTLLYDDQSNREFKMESVSISLNSYNESDIELKERLAESLAETEKQEESSVSCQLSNNATSSTTIQEIHQSTPEPEAPVENNVAHDSTTESSADAIKVTTPAVPSEVPASPPSAPAITEDVASVAKAIEEMDISDKAVAAATIECNTNEIIAEAHYQNNINE; translated from the exons ATGGAGTCTATCACGAAGGCGGGGCGAAGTGTGGGCAGTGGTGTATATCGGGTGGCAGGTGCTTTCGCTCGAGGAGCCAGAAGAGTTTTGTCTTACGTTCCACTTTTGGGCGTCGCTGCGGTCCCAACGGAAGTCGAGGAGGCCGAATCTTCCGCG GGTGGTGAAGAAGCGGAAAATGGATCAGCCACGGCAGGTAGTCCGGTTgaagaaaaatcagcagtaaGTAGTCCAACAGCGGAGGACGAAGCCGCCCCTGTAGCAGCGGCACCAGCACCGTCGACCGAGGCGAAGGAAGAAAGCCCAGCATCGGCCGCTAGTAGCCCTACCGAGGAAAAGACAGAGGAACCCACTCCCTCTGCTCCATCTCTTGTCCCTgtcgaggaaaagaaagaggaggTGGAAAAAGTGGAGGCCGAGAAAAAAGTAGTCGAGGTCAGTCCAGCCGGTGGTCAGTTCATAGCGGACCCGGTAGAAGTCTCCGTATTCCGAGTCCAGACAGTCGCTACGCCGTCTATCATTGAGAGGAAAACCAGTGAGGATATTCCTTCCTTGCCTCCGTCCAGTCCACCACCAACCCCCATAGATACGTCGCCTTTGCAGCAGGCTCAGCAGGCCGCGGCGACCGCGACCGCGTTAGCGGAGGCCCTTAAGCTGCCTGCCGAGGCTGCTGACAAGGATATAATTACACCACCAGCCTTATCTTCCCTCTGCCCAGAACGTAACGACCCATCAACACCAGCCGCGGAATCACTCGATGCGACTCCCCAGATGCGACCGCCCATTTCTTCTGTCGACGAACCCCCAACAAAATCGACTCTTATCCCTGCGAGCGTAGAAGCTCTGCCGCTGATAGATACAGACGCGCCTAATCCTCCGGATGATGTTACCAAGAATTTAGAGTCGCTTAGCGCCGGTGATAGCAATAAGACTACCGAGGTCGACGCTCTCCCGTCTCTAGAGAGTGATGCAAAAAGTCTTCATAGCGTTCCAGTTAACGAACTGAAACAGCTGTCATCCGAGAACGATATCGATCAAAAATGCGTAAGGGAGACGACTCCCCTTACCGACGTTGAAAAGTCTTGCGAGCTCAAAGTCGATGAAAATGTCGCGAATTCTTCGCAAATGATACAGGTCGAGCAAGCTTCGCAGTTATCGGATAGAGTTAGCAATCTCGACGGCGGCAAGTTGATTGAAAACGAAACGTCGCAAGTAGTTCTAGAGAACGTAGTGAAGGAGGAGTTCGTTGCACGCGAGAGAGAAAAGGTACCGGAATCGGCCAATATAAAGGAACGTGTCGAAGAACCAGTCGAAGAGATTATCGAGCCGAACGAAGTTGTTCAAGAAGATATCGAGCGAGTGGAAGAAGCCGCCGTTATCGATCCACCAGTTTTGACCGTTGATGCGATCGTGGAATCCGAAGAAGGTCCCGTTCCGATTTCCGAAGAAATTTTAGTAGAGGCAAAGCCAGCGGTTGTCATTCCGGAGGACGAGGaagtgacggaaacgctcgtCGAAGAAGTAGCGGATAATTCGAAGGTAGATATCGAGTCGGTCCAAGTCATTCCGGAAGTGGACGACAAATTGGAAACGGAAACGGAACCCGACGTCGCCGTACCTACGGAAGAAATTCTTATTTCCGAAGTACCGGAAGAATCGAAAGATCCATTTGTTTCTAACGAAGCGGTGATCGATCCTGTTACGCCTATTACCGATTCCACGATCGAGAACGTTATCGACAAAGCGATAGACACACCCGAGATGATTAGGAACGAGGAGGAATCGATGCCCATGCCGCCTCCACCTTTGTCAGAATCACCTGTGCCTAGTCCTCAGGAAAAATTTGATTTGGAAACCGTAAACGTGGCGGACAATTCGAACACAGTGCCTTCCCCCGTTGTTCACACAGAGTCTCAGATTTTAGACGTACAACACACACAAGAAGTGGACGGATCTCCTCTTTCACTGCCGGAACAGACGAACGAATCTTCTACCGCGGATATTTCCGTTCTCCAGGCAGATGACGCGTCGTTGAAAATGTCAGACAATCTGCCGTCCTGTCCTGTTAACGAGCAAACCACGTATCTCGCGAACGAAACTCAAGCGAATCTCGCTTCGTCCAGGCTGGAAGACGTTCCTAGTCTCACAGACAACTTTCCCACAGCCCTTGAGGATACGACCCAACAGTTAGATTCCTTCAAATATCCCTTACCGCCGGAAGAGCTCTCTTGTCCGCTCGATATGTCCGAAACGAATAGCGAGCTTCCAATTGCCGACGAGAACGCGTCCAGTTTAAGAAATCCGACAGAGACACTACCGATACCGCCTAGAAGCCCCAGTCCTTTGTCCAATGTCAGTATCACGTCTGGCCTAACAACATCCACAAAAGACTCCTCACAAACACTGTTGTACGACGACCAGAGCAATCGAGAGTTCAAGATGGAATCGGTGTCGATAAGCCTCAATTCGTACAATGAGTCCGACATTGAATTAAAGGAGAGGTTAGCAGAGTCTCTGGCGGAGACTGAGAAGCAGGAAGAGAGCTCGGTTTCGTGTCAGTTGTCAAACAACGCCACGTCGTCGACTACTATCCAGGAGATCCATCAG AGCACTCCTGAACCCGAGGCCCCAGTAGAAAATAACGTGGCTCATGACAGTACGACAGAAAGTTCAGCCGATGCTATCAAGGTTACAACACCAGCCGTCCCAAGCGAGGTACCCGCCTCTCCACCATCTGCCCCAGCCATTACCGAGGATGTCGCATCGGTAGCTAAG gCTATTGAAGAGATGGACATAAGCGATAAGGCTGTTGCGGCAGCAACCATCGAGTGTAATACGAAC GAAATTATCGCGGAAGCACATTACCAAAACAACATAAACGAATAA